CGACGCCACGGCCCGGCAGCGGCGCATAGTCGCGCAGCAGCGAGGTGTGCGGGCGCACTTCGCGGTTGGTCAGGTTGCTGCCATCCAGGAACACTTCGTAGCTGTTGGTCGCGTTGCGGTCCCAGCGGTAGGCCAGGTGCGCGTCGACCAGGGTGTAGCCGTTGCTCGGCTCCTCGTTCTGCGCCACATCCTTCTGGCGGCTGTAGCGCACGGCGCCCAGCGAGGCGCGCCAACCGTCCTTCGACCAGCGCAGGTCGGCGCCGACGCGGGCCGGGGCGATGCGCGGCAGGTAGCCGGTGTTGGCCAGTTCCACCGTGTAGTTGTGGTTGTGGTCGCCGTGCGGCACGGCGATGTCGAGATTGCGGCTGCCGCTGCCATCCAGCTTGGCTTTCACGTAGTCACCGAACAGGCGCAGATCCCAGTCACCGGCGTTGCCTTCGAACAGGTGTACCAGCGCTTCGGCTTCGGCGCCCTTGAACACCGCGTCCTGCTGGGTCCACGTGCGCACCGGCAGGCCTTCGGTGATGCCGGTGTCGGCCAGGTAGATGAAGTCCTTGAACTTCGTCTGGTAGATCGACGCAGAGAAGTCCAGGCGCTCGCTGTGGGTGTGGATGCCCAGCTCGACGCGCTGGCCACGCTCGGTCTTCAGATTGGCGTCGCCGATCTCCAGTGAGCGCGTAGCGATGTGTGCACCGGCGGCGTACAGCTCTTCATTGGTCGGCGCACGCTCGGAGCTGTCCACGCCGAAGCGCAGGTCGACGGCATCGTTGAGCTTCCAGATGCCGGCAGCGGACAGGTTGGTGGCGTCGAACGTACGGCGGCGGTAGTCGCCGCTCGGGTCCAGCTTGACCTGGTCATGACGGCCGCCCAGTTCCAGCTTGAACGGGCCGAACTGCTTTTCCTGCAGCACGAACACGCCCAGGGTGTCGGTCCCGGTGTTGGGCACGAATGCCTCTTCTCCCTTGGCGCCGAAGCGGCTGTTGCCGAACTGCAGGCCGAACGCGCCATTCCAGCCGGCGATCTCGTTCTGCACTGCTTCCAGGCGCCCTTCGATGCCTTGGTTGGTGAAGCGGGTGGACGGCACGCCGCCTTCCAGTTCGGTGTGCTCGTAATCGGTGAAGCCGGCACGCAGGTTGATGTTCTTCAGGAACGACACCGGGTTGTAGATGCCCGCCTTCAGGTCGAAGCGGTTCTGCACCATGTCGATGCGAACGTCATGTTCGTCACCTTCCTCCCCGTCGCCATGATCGTGGTCATGATCATGGTCGTGGCCGTCACCATCGGCATGCACGTGCGCGCCGTTGGGAATGCCGTAGTTGGTGCGGTAGGTGCTGGCGGC
This genomic interval from Stenotrophomonas sp. 57 contains the following:
- a CDS encoding TonB-dependent receptor; the encoded protein is MPAPIPRFKPHSLALALAALLPSVAFAAGDDDSHRDRHLTELSSVRVTASPLQGNAESLARPVEVLAGERLDEQKAGTLGDTVAKLPGVQSTYFGPGVGRPIIRGQEGPRVQVLSNGVGNMDASTVSADHATSIEPFLADQIEVLKGPATLLFGSGAIGGAVNVVDGRIASELPDRPLSGRAEIRGNTVNKERSGMFRLDGVNGDWVIHVDGLVRNGDDYRIPGYAVIDALEDHHDHDHDHGDADADEPRRGRLDNSSIRTRAGGLGATWLGEGGYFGLAASTYRTNYGIPNGAHVHADGDGHDHDHDHDHGDGEEGDEHDVRIDMVQNRFDLKAGIYNPVSFLKNINLRAGFTDYEHTELEGGVPSTRFTNQGIEGRLEAVQNEIAGWNGAFGLQFGNSRFGAKGEEAFVPNTGTDTLGVFVLQEKQFGPFKLELGGRHDQVKLDPSGDYRRRTFDATNLSAAGIWKLNDAVDLRFGVDSSERAPTNEELYAAGAHIATRSLEIGDANLKTERGQRVELGIHTHSERLDFSASIYQTKFKDFIYLADTGITEGLPVRTWTQQDAVFKGAEAEALVHLFEGNAGDWDLRLFGDYVKAKLDGSGSRNLDIAVPHGDHNHNYTVELANTGYLPRIAPARVGADLRWSKDGWRASLGAVRYSRQKDVAQNEEPSNGYTLVDAHLAYRWDRNATNSYEVFLDGSNLTNREVRPHTSLLRDYAPLPGRGVAFGIRAYF